The following coding sequences lie in one Deltaproteobacteria bacterium genomic window:
- a CDS encoding methyltransferase domain-containing protein yields the protein MRIVWIALLAGGCAGAIPPRERTAPPPRDEADTAATIARTHALFDAIDRGDTGAVDRQLAPGFFVLDRGRRFDRPLFLTGVDRHDRAPTSPRSCSQEEVHTHGSTAAYVAECSEPGAHSDGLRASHRYTLHWSRDSGTWQLLSLQLERGGVEDARELWNDIFSQRAGFSTEPNALLTSTIAGRTPGRALDVMMGQGRNALQLAAAGWDVTGIDISDEALRQATEAAQARGLALQTELVDTSSFDFGHARWDLVALIYAGVEPELLSRVEQAVAPGGIVVIEYFASESVVGDNLGGATPGQLARAFRGWSIIRDERAEDVADWGLGRTLLARFVAQKPSPPPPSSGLGAPTDRTHGVRQD from the coding sequence TTGCGGATCGTTTGGATCGCGCTGCTCGCTGGTGGGTGTGCAGGCGCCATCCCGCCGCGCGAGCGCACAGCCCCGCCACCGCGCGACGAAGCCGACACGGCGGCAACCATCGCACGCACGCACGCGCTGTTCGACGCCATCGATCGCGGAGACACGGGCGCGGTCGATCGGCAGCTGGCTCCCGGCTTCTTCGTGCTCGACCGCGGCCGCCGCTTCGATCGACCGCTGTTCCTGACGGGGGTCGACCGGCACGACCGAGCCCCCACGAGCCCGCGAAGCTGCAGCCAGGAGGAGGTCCACACCCATGGCTCGACGGCAGCCTACGTCGCCGAGTGCAGCGAACCCGGTGCGCACTCCGATGGCCTTCGAGCGAGCCATCGCTACACCCTGCACTGGTCGCGCGACAGCGGCACGTGGCAACTGCTGAGCCTCCAGCTCGAGCGCGGCGGGGTCGAGGACGCGCGCGAGCTTTGGAATGACATCTTCTCGCAGCGAGCTGGCTTCTCCACCGAGCCCAACGCGCTGCTCACGAGCACCATCGCTGGGCGCACTCCCGGTCGAGCGCTCGATGTGATGATGGGACAGGGCCGCAACGCGCTCCAGCTGGCGGCCGCGGGCTGGGACGTGACCGGGATCGACATCTCCGACGAAGCGCTCCGGCAAGCCACCGAGGCCGCGCAGGCGCGCGGCCTCGCACTGCAAACCGAGCTCGTCGACACCTCCAGCTTCGACTTCGGCCACGCTCGATGGGACCTCGTCGCGCTGATCTACGCCGGCGTCGAGCCCGAGCTGTTGTCTCGCGTCGAGCAGGCAGTCGCACCCGGCGGCATCGTGGTGATCGAGTACTTCGCGAGCGAGTCCGTGGTCGGCGACAACCTCGGTGGCGCGACGCCAGGCCAGCTTGCGCGGGCGTTCCGCGGCTGGAGCATCATCCGCGACGAGCGCGCGGAGGACGTTGCGGACTGGGGTCTGGGTCGGACGCTCCTCGCGCGCTTCGTCGCCCAGAAGCCGTCGCCACCGCCACCGAGTTCCGGCCTTGGCGCCCCCACCGACCGCACGCACGGGGTGCGGCAAGATTGA
- a CDS encoding SCO family protein — MVPIALVLCAALAGGTAMFLRHYRAEASDADRFASLHGDHARLESLWSLPPFQLRDQHDRPFGLAALRGRPFIADFIFTQCTSVCPTLTSNMLLVRDRLHDRDVQFVSFSVDPAHDTPAVLSDYAARWGAVGDDWTLLSSSSAQLSDVLAGFRVAARPTDDPSEPIVHTNLFFLVDATGTVRGIYHSDMTSDLDALVEDARVLAAPRVGSDPAPRTIASLGCTGCHASPAIAPPLGGSLGETRMTDDGRRVTVDAAYLRRALLDPRADVVAGYPGVMPSYAGVLSDAEVDEILDQLRSMTDAAPPATPAALAIDPVCGMKVRVTPDAHHARHDGEDVYFCAEACKDAFLAAPAQYERHRQ, encoded by the coding sequence ATGGTCCCGATCGCGCTGGTGCTGTGCGCAGCGCTCGCGGGGGGCACGGCGATGTTCCTGCGACACTATCGTGCCGAGGCCAGCGATGCCGATCGATTCGCCTCGCTGCATGGCGACCACGCGCGTCTCGAGTCGCTGTGGTCACTCCCGCCGTTCCAGCTGCGAGACCAACACGATCGCCCGTTCGGCCTCGCGGCGCTCCGCGGCCGCCCGTTCATCGCCGATTTCATCTTCACGCAGTGCACCAGCGTGTGCCCCACGCTGACCTCGAACATGCTGCTCGTGCGAGATCGACTGCACGACCGCGATGTCCAGTTCGTTTCGTTCTCGGTCGACCCTGCCCATGACACACCGGCCGTGCTCTCCGACTACGCCGCACGCTGGGGTGCCGTCGGCGACGACTGGACGCTGCTATCGAGCTCGTCGGCGCAGCTGAGCGACGTGCTCGCCGGGTTCCGCGTCGCTGCGCGCCCCACCGACGATCCGAGCGAACCGATCGTGCACACCAACCTCTTCTTCCTGGTGGACGCCACCGGCACCGTGCGCGGCATCTACCACAGTGACATGACGTCCGATCTCGACGCGCTGGTCGAGGACGCCCGCGTACTGGCGGCACCGCGGGTCGGCAGCGACCCGGCCCCGCGCACCATCGCGAGCCTCGGATGCACCGGCTGTCACGCCTCACCCGCCATCGCACCACCGCTGGGAGGGTCGCTCGGCGAAACACGAATGACCGATGACGGACGACGGGTCACGGTCGACGCGGCGTACCTGCGGCGAGCGCTGCTCGATCCGCGCGCGGACGTCGTAGCGGGGTATCCCGGCGTCATGCCGAGCTACGCCGGTGTCCTCAGCGATGCGGAGGTCGACGAGATCCTCGACCAGCTGCGGTCCATGACCGACGCGGCTCCGCCAGCGACGCCAGCCGCCCTCGCGATCGATCCCGTGTGCGGCATGAAGGTGCGCGTCACCCCGGACGCGCACCACGCTCGCCACGACGGCGAGGATGTCTACTTCTGCGCCGAGGCGTGCAAGGACGCGTTCCTCGCTGCGCCGGCGCAGTACGAACGACACCGGCAGTGA
- a CDS encoding VCBS repeat-containing protein — MRSLVILLPTALLVACADAPAHGSSGSTDDGLSTGAGEASSAADGTSGGIEGSSGSDVGTAADSSGGDASTGDAGLPPVEPPPSEVVVLPVGTVAELESALMIATPGSVIEIEAGADLDLSGKSGLVIPPQVTLSGGGGNGGAGGAILRTNTQDTPSLFDAGGDGVRVTGVRLLGPDQDIGASAYGEPLCRAVRAMHADGLRVDHSELSGWSHAAILLDYAVRARVDHDAIHHNRRTGLGYGTVLVHEADGIFEYNEYNANRHSIAGTGRLGISYEARHNHIGATRNGHALDMHGQDEADGDGSPWAGDVIDIHHNTFLGTEQGIVIRGKPKVGAYIDDNCFGQSQGAGTAIIQRYFFGNLFVGSNSYSQASGNCHAGSSPSKATRGDINGDQIADVVTLVDGTAYPFLGAPDGVLLPAPPSFGGTMPTAIFGGPGHLVIDVADVDGDLLADLVTAYDDGSAYVYPGRPGGTFASGVSSFAGTYPVSLTDAASWEPIAVADVNGDGRGDLVSARGGSVFVHPGLADARFGGSSSSFAGTFDSATFDGEGHFPIDVADVTGDGRADLVTLHTSGSAYVFPGKPDGTFGSAVESFAGTMNPALPDGEGFEPIGLGDVDGDGKADLVTLHTDGTAYVYLGTTTGVFGTRVESFAGTMPTSLFDGEGFDVLAPLDVTGDGRADLVTVHPSQVLYVYPGKADGSFAGSALSIDGFRTTRAGDHSYEAVQAKSVRRRLACAIDGCAPL, encoded by the coding sequence GTGCGATCGCTCGTCATCCTGCTTCCGACCGCGCTCCTCGTCGCGTGCGCCGATGCGCCGGCGCACGGGTCGTCCGGCAGCACCGACGATGGTCTGAGCACGGGCGCCGGCGAGGCATCTTCCGCCGCCGACGGCACCAGCGGTGGCATCGAGGGCAGCTCGGGCAGCGACGTCGGCACCGCGGCCGACAGCTCCGGTGGTGACGCGTCGACCGGCGACGCCGGGCTGCCGCCGGTCGAGCCACCGCCGTCGGAGGTCGTGGTGCTCCCGGTCGGCACCGTCGCCGAGCTCGAGAGCGCGCTGATGATCGCGACCCCGGGCTCGGTGATCGAGATCGAGGCCGGTGCCGATCTCGATCTCAGCGGCAAGAGTGGTCTGGTGATCCCGCCGCAGGTCACGTTGTCGGGCGGCGGTGGCAACGGCGGCGCAGGCGGAGCGATCCTTCGCACCAACACCCAGGATACGCCGTCGTTGTTCGACGCCGGGGGTGACGGTGTGCGCGTCACCGGCGTGCGACTGCTCGGCCCCGACCAGGACATCGGGGCGTCGGCCTATGGCGAGCCACTGTGTCGGGCCGTGCGCGCGATGCATGCCGATGGCCTGCGCGTCGACCACAGCGAGCTCTCGGGCTGGTCGCACGCCGCGATCCTGCTCGACTACGCCGTGCGGGCGCGCGTCGACCACGACGCGATCCACCACAACCGACGCACGGGCCTCGGCTACGGCACCGTGCTCGTACACGAGGCCGACGGCATCTTCGAGTACAACGAGTACAACGCCAATCGCCACTCGATCGCGGGCACCGGCCGGCTCGGCATCTCGTACGAGGCTCGCCACAATCACATCGGCGCCACGCGCAACGGCCACGCGCTCGACATGCACGGCCAAGACGAGGCCGACGGCGACGGCTCGCCGTGGGCCGGCGACGTGATCGACATCCACCACAACACCTTCCTCGGCACCGAGCAGGGCATCGTCATCCGTGGCAAGCCCAAGGTCGGGGCGTACATCGACGACAACTGCTTCGGACAGTCGCAGGGGGCCGGCACCGCGATCATCCAGCGCTACTTCTTCGGCAACCTCTTCGTCGGCAGCAACTCGTACAGCCAGGCCAGCGGCAACTGCCACGCCGGCAGCTCACCGTCGAAGGCCACCCGCGGCGACATCAACGGCGATCAGATCGCTGATGTCGTCACGCTGGTCGACGGCACGGCGTATCCGTTCCTCGGCGCGCCCGATGGCGTGCTGCTGCCCGCGCCACCCAGCTTCGGCGGCACCATGCCGACGGCGATCTTCGGCGGGCCCGGTCACCTGGTGATCGACGTCGCGGACGTCGATGGCGACCTGCTCGCCGACCTCGTCACCGCATACGACGACGGCAGCGCGTACGTCTATCCCGGCCGACCAGGTGGCACCTTCGCGAGCGGCGTCTCGTCGTTCGCCGGCACGTACCCGGTGAGCCTGACCGACGCGGCGAGCTGGGAGCCCATCGCCGTCGCCGACGTGAACGGCGACGGCCGCGGCGATCTCGTGAGCGCCCGCGGCGGTTCCGTGTTCGTGCACCCTGGCCTCGCCGACGCGCGGTTCGGCGGCTCGAGCAGCTCGTTCGCCGGCACCTTCGACTCCGCGACCTTCGACGGCGAAGGGCACTTCCCGATCGATGTCGCCGATGTCACCGGTGACGGCCGCGCCGACCTCGTCACGCTGCACACCAGCGGCAGCGCCTACGTGTTCCCCGGCAAGCCCGATGGCACCTTCGGCAGCGCGGTGGAATCGTTCGCGGGCACCATGAATCCCGCGTTGCCCGACGGCGAGGGCTTCGAGCCGATCGGCCTCGGCGACGTCGACGGCGACGGCAAGGCCGACCTCGTCACATTGCACACCGACGGCACCGCCTACGTGTACCTCGGCACCACCACCGGTGTGTTCGGCACCCGCGTCGAGAGCTTCGCCGGCACCATGCCGACCTCGCTGTTCGACGGCGAGGGCTTCGACGTGCTGGCGCCGCTCGACGTCACCGGCGACGGTCGTGCGGATCTCGTGACCGTGCACCCCTCGCAGGTGCTCTACGTCTACCCGGGCAAGGCCGACGGGAGCTTCGCGGGCAGCGCCCTGTCGATCGACGGCTTCCGCACCACGCGGGCCGGCGATCACAGCTACGAGGCCGTGCAGGCGAAGTCGGTGCGGCGGCGCCTCGCGTGCGCCATCGACGGCTGCGCGCCGCTGTGA
- a CDS encoding prolyl oligopeptidase family serine peptidase — protein MRTLVGSICLVLGACGSTGGSGGGSEDGSSSGSSGSSEAGASTAGSSTEGGVTTGGATTAEPTTADTTDGAGDSDGSSSEDSGPPAAGCDVELPLAPGDYERTLDFDGVERRYYLHVSPTAESSAPLIVNMHGFLSNPTMQSQWSQMIDAADPRGIVVAHPEGLNNSWNAGACCGNSSAGGVDDVGFIRAVVADIASAACVDPQRIYATGLSNGGFMSNRLACEAADLFAAVAPVVGSLQIPLDTCTPERPMPVFAFNGVQDPLVPIAAANATIDRWVEIDGCDPEPIVEELDGGSCRTWTDCDGDGDVRMCTLDPMGHCWPGRTPEMCYSFIGPYSDTVDATERMLDFFAEHTLP, from the coding sequence ATGCGGACTCTCGTCGGATCGATCTGCTTGGTGCTTGGTGCGTGTGGCTCGACGGGTGGTTCGGGCGGCGGGAGCGAAGACGGCAGCAGCTCCGGCAGCTCCGGCTCCTCGGAGGCCGGGGCGAGCACTGCGGGTTCCTCCACCGAGGGTGGCGTGACCACCGGCGGCGCGACCACGGCCGAGCCCACCACGGCCGACACCACCGACGGCGCGGGCGACAGCGACGGCAGCTCGTCGGAGGACAGCGGCCCGCCGGCGGCGGGTTGCGACGTGGAGCTGCCCCTGGCGCCCGGCGACTACGAGCGCACGCTCGACTTCGACGGTGTCGAACGACGCTACTACCTCCACGTCTCGCCGACCGCCGAGTCCTCGGCGCCGCTCATCGTCAACATGCATGGCTTCCTGTCCAACCCGACGATGCAGTCGCAGTGGTCGCAGATGATCGACGCCGCCGATCCTCGCGGCATCGTCGTCGCCCATCCCGAGGGGTTGAACAACTCGTGGAACGCCGGTGCGTGCTGCGGCAACTCGTCGGCGGGCGGCGTCGACGATGTCGGTTTCATCCGCGCCGTGGTCGCCGACATCGCGTCGGCCGCGTGCGTCGACCCCCAGCGGATCTACGCCACGGGGCTGTCGAACGGCGGCTTCATGTCGAACCGCCTCGCCTGCGAGGCCGCGGATCTCTTCGCCGCCGTGGCGCCGGTGGTCGGGTCGCTCCAGATCCCCCTCGACACCTGCACACCCGAGCGACCGATGCCGGTGTTTGCCTTCAATGGCGTGCAGGATCCCCTGGTGCCGATCGCCGCCGCGAACGCGACGATCGATCGCTGGGTCGAGATCGACGGCTGCGATCCCGAGCCGATCGTCGAGGAGCTCGACGGCGGCAGCTGCCGCACGTGGACCGACTGCGACGGCGACGGCGACGTCCGCATGTGCACCCTCGATCCGATGGGCCACTGCTGGCCCGGCCGCACGCCGGAGATGTGCTACTCGTTCATCGGCCCCTACAGTGACACCGTCGACGCCACCGAGCGCATGCTCGATTTCTTTGCCGAGCACACGCTGCCCTGA
- a CDS encoding geranylgeranyl reductase family protein: protein MPIDVVIIGAGPAGCAAGTVVARAGARVIVIDRARFPRPKTCGDAISNRAAELFAEFTGARDAASALAAVPHARVDTGVALLPEAGAIVRSFGARPGYIVPRLALDDALRGGLERAGAELREGVRATGLRRIGARVTGVELAGGECLHADVVIAADGPGSLAQSALGQPYRRGRHLAVALTAYMTGVEPGAWPDAAEHFFEHDLRAGYGWIFPAVDGVANVGVYQRADRFHAHGRSLVALFEAFKATHRDRFAHAQLVGRTRSWALPLAVPPAPHTVPGLLVAGDAGYNVDPLAGEGIWQALHTGMLAGEAALHGGTAAALAQMKRRRFADIAVPSAMRLAVQDAMDVLVGSGIYRSRLVRGLLQRGYASERLEASKRLR, encoded by the coding sequence ATGCCCATCGATGTCGTGATCATCGGCGCCGGGCCGGCCGGCTGCGCGGCGGGCACGGTGGTCGCGCGCGCCGGCGCGCGCGTGATCGTGATCGATCGCGCGAGATTTCCGCGGCCGAAGACCTGCGGCGACGCGATCTCGAACCGCGCCGCCGAGCTGTTCGCGGAGTTCACTGGCGCACGCGATGCCGCGAGCGCGCTGGCGGCCGTGCCCCACGCACGGGTCGACACCGGCGTCGCGTTGCTGCCCGAGGCCGGTGCGATCGTCCGCAGCTTCGGCGCGCGGCCGGGCTACATCGTGCCGCGGCTCGCGTTGGACGACGCGCTGCGCGGCGGGCTCGAGCGCGCTGGCGCGGAGCTGCGCGAGGGGGTCCGCGCGACCGGGTTGCGCCGCATCGGCGCGCGCGTGACCGGGGTCGAGCTCGCCGGCGGCGAGTGCCTGCATGCCGACGTCGTGATCGCGGCGGACGGGCCGGGCTCGCTGGCCCAGAGCGCGCTCGGGCAGCCGTACCGTCGCGGCCGACACCTCGCGGTCGCGCTCACGGCGTACATGACGGGCGTGGAACCGGGCGCGTGGCCCGACGCCGCCGAGCACTTCTTCGAGCACGATCTGCGGGCGGGCTATGGCTGGATCTTCCCAGCTGTCGATGGCGTCGCGAACGTCGGCGTGTACCAGCGCGCGGATCGATTCCACGCCCACGGCCGCTCGTTGGTCGCGTTGTTCGAGGCGTTCAAGGCCACGCACCGCGATCGCTTCGCACACGCGCAGCTGGTCGGTCGCACGCGCAGCTGGGCGTTGCCGCTGGCGGTCCCACCGGCGCCGCACACCGTGCCCGGACTCTTGGTGGCCGGCGACGCCGGCTACAACGTCGACCCGCTCGCGGGCGAGGGTATCTGGCAGGCGCTGCACACCGGCATGCTCGCGGGTGAGGCCGCGCTGCACGGCGGCACCGCGGCCGCGCTCGCGCAGATGAAGCGGCGGCGCTTCGCCGACATCGCGGTGCCCAGCGCCATGCGGCTGGCGGTGCAGGACGCGATGGACGTGCTGGTCGGCAGCGGGATCTACCGGAGTCGGCTCGTGCGCGGGCTGCTGCAGCGGGGCTACGCGAGCGAGCGCCTCGAGGCGAGCAAGCGCCTGCGATGA
- a CDS encoding aryl-sulfate sulfotransferase: protein MKALTKTWISLALVPFAPGCADDGAAADEAGASSSSSSDGGSETATTTASTTMTSATTTSADSSSSAADSSSGVVPIEVEAEITTYDGQPMVADLVLTLSAAGSASVAHATDQGVVIAATEGGDDTHLHFRVRGLAPATMHTLQFEVAATEGGAATSGEVEFETPAALNGFVGAFALETSDVEPAPLFRMSDWNPWPAGDFAGAIMIDPAGITRWYLSAPTTLVGPPAVWVAVRLRADGTILGISGDTFWIRDELGNVLTEIHAVDLGLPTLHHDVIELSNGNFMAISQDFRDVDYPDLGTRYTVGDTIVEFTLDGDVVWSWNSFDHLDPQRRRENGEDLIVNPVDGESALDWTHANAVLLDETTGVITMSLRHQDWIIAIDYATGDVLWRLGDEGDFALDGGDTWFFHQHAPQWQDDGTLLLFDNGNGNPYISPLAVETRAVRYALDDVGMTASVAWEDDEPPFQVIFAGDADRIAGGHLLVTDAAIFGAQGQVNARVRELDESHDPTRIWSFTTPDNRWIYRTTANDRLVGVAAR, encoded by the coding sequence ATGAAGGCCCTGACGAAGACTTGGATTTCGCTCGCGCTCGTGCCCTTTGCCCCCGGCTGCGCCGACGATGGTGCCGCCGCCGACGAGGCCGGCGCGTCGTCGTCGTCGTCGAGTGACGGCGGCAGCGAGACCGCGACCACCACTGCATCGACCACGATGACGAGCGCGACGACCACGTCGGCCGACAGCTCGAGCAGCGCGGCCGACAGCTCGAGCGGCGTGGTGCCGATCGAGGTCGAGGCCGAGATCACCACCTACGACGGCCAGCCGATGGTCGCCGATCTCGTGCTGACGCTGAGCGCGGCCGGCTCGGCGAGCGTCGCACACGCCACCGATCAGGGCGTGGTGATCGCGGCGACCGAGGGCGGCGACGACACGCACCTGCACTTCCGCGTGCGTGGCCTGGCACCGGCGACCATGCACACGCTGCAGTTCGAGGTCGCGGCCACCGAGGGCGGCGCGGCTACGAGCGGTGAGGTCGAGTTCGAGACGCCGGCGGCGTTGAACGGCTTCGTCGGCGCCTTCGCGCTCGAGACCAGCGACGTCGAGCCTGCGCCGCTCTTTCGCATGTCGGACTGGAACCCGTGGCCGGCCGGCGACTTCGCGGGTGCGATCATGATCGATCCGGCCGGCATCACCCGCTGGTACCTCTCGGCGCCCACGACCCTGGTGGGTCCGCCGGCGGTGTGGGTGGCCGTGCGGCTGCGCGCCGACGGCACGATCCTCGGCATCAGCGGCGACACGTTCTGGATCCGCGACGAGCTCGGCAACGTGCTCACCGAGATCCACGCCGTCGACCTCGGGCTGCCGACGCTGCACCACGACGTCATCGAGCTGTCGAACGGCAACTTCATGGCCATCTCGCAGGACTTCCGCGACGTCGACTACCCCGACCTCGGCACCCGCTACACCGTCGGTGACACCATCGTCGAGTTCACCCTCGACGGCGATGTGGTGTGGAGCTGGAACTCGTTCGATCACCTCGATCCGCAGCGGCGCCGCGAGAACGGCGAGGACCTCATCGTCAATCCCGTCGATGGCGAGAGTGCGCTCGACTGGACCCATGCCAACGCGGTGTTGCTCGACGAGACCACCGGTGTGATCACGATGTCCCTGCGTCACCAGGACTGGATCATCGCGATCGACTACGCGACCGGCGACGTGCTGTGGCGCTTGGGTGACGAAGGCGACTTCGCCCTCGATGGTGGCGACACGTGGTTCTTCCACCAGCACGCGCCGCAGTGGCAGGACGACGGCACGCTGTTGCTGTTCGACAACGGCAACGGCAACCCGTACATCTCGCCGCTGGCGGTCGAGACCCGTGCGGTCCGCTACGCACTCGACGACGTCGGCATGACCGCGAGCGTGGCGTGGGAGGACGACGAGCCACCGTTCCAGGTGATCTTCGCCGGCGACGCCGATCGCATCGCCGGTGGCCACCTGCTGGTGACCGACGCCGCGATCTTCGGCGCCCAGGGCCAGGTCAACGCGCGCGTGCGCGAGCTCGACGAGAGCCACGACCCCACGCGCATCTGGTCGTTCACCACCCCCGACAACCGGTGGATCTACCGCACGACCGCCAACGATCGCCTCGTCGGCGTGGCGGCCCGCTGA
- a CDS encoding crotonase/enoyl-CoA hydratase family protein produces MSGSDRVLLTVTEHVAHVRLNRPDKRNGLDFAMFDALVRTGLSLRDRGDVRAVVLSGEGKAFCAGLDWMAFLGGDASRRAELLLRDDDSPANLAQRACWIWTELSMPVIAVVHGATFGGGLQLALAADLRLLARDAQLSVMEIRYGLVPDMTASQTLLRLVRDDLARELVYTGRVVEAEEAVRLGLGTRVCDDPLAEALALARTIAGASPSAMRSAKQLCTTSPQLSTADALRLETELQLGLLGTAEQMEAVSASMQKRVPVFE; encoded by the coding sequence ATGTCCGGTTCCGATCGCGTCCTTCTCACCGTGACCGAGCACGTCGCCCACGTGCGACTGAACCGCCCCGACAAGCGCAACGGTCTCGACTTCGCGATGTTCGACGCGTTGGTGCGCACGGGGCTGTCGCTGCGCGATCGCGGCGACGTGCGGGCGGTGGTGCTGTCGGGCGAGGGCAAGGCCTTCTGCGCCGGGCTCGATTGGATGGCGTTCCTCGGCGGTGATGCCTCGCGCCGCGCCGAGCTGTTGCTGCGCGACGACGACAGCCCGGCCAACCTCGCCCAGCGCGCGTGCTGGATCTGGACCGAGCTCTCGATGCCGGTCATCGCGGTGGTGCACGGCGCGACCTTCGGTGGCGGCCTGCAGCTGGCGCTCGCGGCCGACCTGCGGCTGCTCGCCCGCGACGCGCAGCTGTCGGTGATGGAGATCCGCTACGGCCTCGTGCCCGACATGACCGCGTCGCAGACGCTGCTCCGACTGGTGCGAGACGACCTGGCGCGCGAGCTGGTCTACACCGGCCGCGTGGTCGAGGCCGAAGAGGCGGTGCGCCTGGGGCTCGGCACCCGCGTGTGCGACGATCCGCTGGCCGAGGCACTGGCGCTGGCGCGCACCATCGCGGGCGCGTCGCCCTCGGCGATGCGCAGCGCCAAGCAGCTGTGCACGACCTCACCGCAGCTGTCGACCGCCGACGCGCTGCGGCTCGAGACCGAGCTACAGCTGGGCCTGCTCGGCACCGCCGAGCAGATGGAGGCGGTCAGCGCCTCGATGCAGAAGCGCGTGCCGGTGTTCGAGTAG
- the egtD gene encoding L-histidine N(alpha)-methyltransferase, translating into MTRPASPRTARQGLDRDDAFADSTAVLDQEPANALAGVDRFRALVLEGLARPDKRLPTEFFYDERGSALFDAICDLPEYYVTRTELALMAEYAGAMADAIGPGASIIELGSGSSTKSRLLLDALDRPRSYVPVDISREHLEATAVGLRRQYPAIEILPVAGDFMRPLPLPAVPAPRVVYFPGSTIGNFERPRAIALLESMRHMAGPGGAVLIGIDLMKSPTILEPAYDDAAGVTAEFNLNLLHRINRELGADFEPMRFRHRAFVDDAQSRVVMTLVSTCAQIVTVAGQRFRFRDGESIVTEYSHKYRPHDFALMARAAGLRVDRAWTDERQWFAVELLRPA; encoded by the coding sequence ATGACACGTCCAGCATCGCCCCGCACCGCGCGGCAAGGCCTCGACCGCGACGACGCGTTCGCCGACTCCACGGCGGTGCTCGATCAAGAGCCCGCCAACGCGCTCGCCGGTGTCGACCGCTTCCGTGCGCTCGTGCTCGAGGGGCTCGCGCGGCCCGACAAGCGCCTGCCGACCGAGTTCTTCTACGACGAGCGCGGCTCGGCGCTGTTCGACGCGATCTGCGATCTGCCCGAGTACTACGTCACTCGCACCGAGCTGGCGCTGATGGCCGAGTACGCCGGCGCGATGGCCGATGCGATCGGCCCCGGCGCGAGCATCATCGAGCTCGGCAGCGGCAGCTCGACCAAGAGCCGGCTGCTGCTCGATGCGCTCGATCGGCCGCGCAGCTACGTCCCGGTCGACATCTCGCGCGAGCACCTCGAGGCCACCGCGGTCGGCCTGCGGCGACAGTACCCCGCGATCGAGATCCTCCCGGTCGCGGGCGACTTCATGCGACCGCTGCCGTTGCCCGCGGTGCCGGCCCCGCGGGTGGTCTACTTCCCCGGCTCGACGATCGGCAACTTCGAGCGCCCGCGGGCCATCGCCCTGCTCGAGAGCATGCGTCACATGGCCGGCCCCGGTGGTGCGGTGCTCATCGGCATCGACCTGATGAAGTCGCCGACCATCCTCGAGCCCGCCTACGACGACGCCGCCGGCGTGACCGCGGAGTTCAACCTCAACCTGCTGCATCGCATCAACCGCGAGCTCGGGGCTGACTTCGAGCCGATGCGCTTCCGCCACCGCGCGTTCGTCGACGATGCACAGTCGCGGGTGGTGATGACGCTGGTATCGACCTGCGCGCAGATCGTCACCGTCGCCGGGCAGCGGTTCCGCTTCCGCGACGGCGAGTCGATCGTCACCGAGTACTCGCACAAGTACCGGCCCCACGATTTCGCGCTGATGGCCCGCGCGGCGGGCCTGCGGGTCGATCGCGCGTGGACCGACGAGCGGCAGTGGTTCGCGGTCGAGCTGCTGCGCCCGGCCTGA